Below is a window of Planctomycetes bacterium MalM25 DNA.
GGCAACTGTCAGCGCCCTCCAGAGCGGGGAGCGGATCGTCATAGGGAGCCTCATCTCAGACGCAGCAGCTACAGCGTTCATTTACGGGCACTTCGAGAAACAGCGATCGAAGCACCTCTCGCTGTGGTACTCCACATGGCCGTCGAAGTACAGGATATTTCGCCCGTAGCCCGTTTCGCTCATCGTAGCGTGCGGGATTTCGAACAGCTCGCTGACGTATTTGCAGAGCCGTCCGCTCTCGTTGATCTGGGTGACCGAGAGCCCCTGGGTGAAGCCCCGCCAGCCGCTGGTGGGGGGGATATCGACCGTGTTGCACCACATCCACCACGACTTCTTCATGATGTCGGGGCGTTGCACCGGCGGCTTGATCAGCAGGCTCACGGGTCGGGCGGCATACGCGTAGGTGTTGCCCCAGGCCTCGCCCATCAGGGCTAGGTCGGGGCAGACGAAAATGCCCGAGTAGGGCTCGATGTAGTCGTTCAGCACGAAGGAGGCCTCCGCGCCGAATTTCTCTGGCCCGGCGTACAACAGGCCACGGTCGGTCAGATCGGGTGACCAGACCTCGTTCGGCGAAACGCGGAAGTTGTGGCTGCCGACGATCTTGCGACTGTTGTTGATCGGTGTCTCTGAGCCATCATCGGGCTGCTCTTCGTCAGGATCGAAATCCGGGTTCTTGACGATCTCCTCTTCGTGCCCCCCCAGGTCATCGACCGGGTGTGGGAATCGCCCCTTGTGCGTGTCGCGGTACATGATCGTTAGGAGTCCGATCTGCCGCAGATTGTTCAGGCACTGCGTGTAGCGTGCCCGAGACCGGGCCGCTTGGATTGCGGGGAGCAGCATAGCCACCAGGATGCCGATGATGGCGATCACCACCAGCAGCTCCACGAGCGTGAACGCCCGATAGCGGGGCGTCTTGCGAGAATCCATCGAAGAACGTCTCCAAACCTCTAGCCATAAGCGCAAACGGCTGTCGTCAGGGCGGATCCGTGGCCAGACAATCCTTCTGCCGGAATCGATTCGCCCGGGCCGCTCGGCGGATGGCCCACGATTCTTGCGCTTTCGAAGCCGAAATACTTGACTCGCGCCGTCCAGATGGCTAGCGTCGTGTCCAAACTCTGACGATTCGGTTCGTCATAAGCAATCATTTATTTGCGCATCGCGACCACTTTTTTCCGCCGTCTGGCGGACCTGAGCGGTCAGGACGAGCACCAAGGTTACGCCTAATGATCCGCACACTCTCCATCGCCTCTCTCGTGGGACTGCTCTGCGCGCCCACGGCTTTCTCGGGCACTTATTACGAGGTCTTCAGCGAAGCCGAAGCCTCAGGCAGTATCGCCTCCCCCTTCTTGGACACCGTCGCCGTTAAAGGCGGCAACGCCTACGCGATCGTTCGCGACCTGACGGCTAGTGATGTCGGCTCAGTCGTAAAGTACGACGGTTCGACCTTCACCGAGATCATGGACACGGCCGATTGGCTCGGCGCCGGCGCCACGACCGACATCGGCGGCTTCCTCGGCGCCGCGGTCATCGACCGCGGGTTGGGCGACCAGGTCCGCTTCGTGAACTTCTTCGACAACTCGATCTGGGAAGTCGACGCCACGACCGGAACCCCGGTGCGTGTGGTCAGTGACGCCAGCATCAGCGTCTTCACCGGCGGTAGCGTGAACCTCAGCGCTTCCAACTCGATGCTGTCCGACGGCACGGCGATCGTTTACGACGGCGTCAGCGACTCGGTCCTGCAGATCACTCCGGGTGGCTTCGTCTTCAATCAGATCTCCTCGGCCGAGCTCACCGCGCTGACCGGCAGCGACATCTTGTCGGGCACCGGCTTCGCCCTGGTTGGAACGGACATCTACTTCGGCAGCAACTTGTCCGACTCGCTGTACGCTTGGGACATCATCAGCGACACCGGTTCGTTGGTCCTCGACACCGCCGCCCTCGAGGCGCTTTCGGACGACATCGACGGCCGCGTTGGCATCGATGACATCTACTACGCCCCGGACGGCTTGGTCTACTTCTACGAGGACGACGCCGACTACATCTACTCGTTCGACCCGGCCGACCCGGCGGGCACCCTCTCGGTGGTGCTCACCGAGCAGCAGCTCAACGACGGTCCCGGCACGGACGCGGTCGCGCAGTTCGCTTGGTGGAACGGCAACCTCGCCTGGACCGACCAACGCGACGGCTTCTACGCGATCCCCGAGCCCTCCACGGCTCTGTTGGGCGCGATCGCCCTGGTCGGATTCGCCGCCCGTCGCCGCTGAGTAGACGCGGCTAGAT
It encodes the following:
- a CDS encoding putative major pilin subunit — encoded protein: MDSRKTPRYRAFTLVELLVVIAIIGILVAMLLPAIQAARSRARYTQCLNNLRQIGLLTIMYRDTHKGRFPHPVDDLGGHEEEIVKNPDFDPDEEQPDDGSETPINNSRKIVGSHNFRVSPNEVWSPDLTDRGLLYAGPEKFGAEASFVLNDYIEPYSGIFVCPDLALMGEAWGNTYAYAARPVSLLIKPPVQRPDIMKKSWWMWCNTVDIPPTSGWRGFTQGLSVTQINESGRLCKYVSELFEIPHATMSETGYGRNILYFDGHVEYHSERCFDRCFSKCP